The Brenneria rubrifaciens genome has a window encoding:
- a CDS encoding DUF1127 domain-containing protein gives MEHQAKCSPHSSGISSWGAIFILPYRIWKAWRLRVKTRRILLNMDDTRLEDIGLSRDDITRFK, from the coding sequence ATGGAACATCAAGCAAAATGCTCACCACACTCGTCCGGCATATCATCATGGGGTGCGATCTTTATTCTGCCTTATCGGATATGGAAAGCATGGCGGCTAAGAGTGAAAACACGGCGGATATTACTCAATATGGATGATACAAGGCTAGAGGATATCGGGCTGTCACGAGATGACATCACTCGTTTCAAGTAA